The nucleotide sequence GAGGTGATGGCTCAACCGATCCGAATCGGCACATTTCGCACCCGCTTATCGGTACAGATGGGGATTAGTTGCTTCCCAGAAGATGATATTCGCTTAGAGGGACTGGTGGAAAAAGCGGATCTTGCCGCGAGTCTGGCTTCCGAGGACGTGACTTACGAATTTTATTCGTCTCATCATCGAGAAGAAAACCTCGAGCAATTGATGATGGAAGATGAGTTGCTCCAGGCCTTAGAGGACTCTTGGTTTCGGGTCTTTTATCAACCAAAAATTGATGCCAACACGGGGGCGATAGTCGGGGCAGAAGCCTTAGTGCGCTGTCAACATCCGCAGAAAGGCCTCTTACCACCGGCAAAATTTATTCCTATCGCTGAAGCAACGGGCTTAATGGTTCCGATTGGCTTAAAGGTTCTAGAACAGGTCTGCCTGGATCAAAAACAATGGCATAAGCTGAGTCTGCCGCCGCTGAAGATTGCCGTGAATCTGTCGCCCCTCCAATTTCGCCAGGCCAACCTGGATCAAACTATAGCCCAGTTACTCGCCACCCATGAACTTCTCCTTTCCCCCAATTTCCTCGAATTAGAAGTGACAGAATCCTGCTTAATTGCCAATGTGCCCCGGGCCTGTGAAATCTTAACCTCCCTGAAAACTTTGGGGATCACCATCGCCATTGATGATTTTGGGACTGGATACTCCTCCCTAGAGTATTTGCAAGTGTTGCCAGTGGATGTGGTCAAAATTGATCAGTGTTTCGTTCGAGACTTAGAGACGAATCCCAGGAACGCCAGCATTGTTAAGTCGGTGATTCAACTGTGCCACGAACTGAATTTGCAGGTGGTCGCGGAAGGAGTTGAAACCGTTGCTGAGGTCAGATTTTTACAGAGTCTAGGCTGTGATCAACTCCAAGGCTATTTGTTTAGTCGGCCGGTGCCAGAACCACAGTTTTATCAATTCTGGCTGGACTGGTCAGCCTCAGACGCACCAGAGCTTTCCCAGCTATTGCCAGTATTTGCGGATGAGGCGGGCTAATGCGTGTCCAAACGGATGCTTACGAGCAGAAACGACTGGAAATCCTCAAAAGTTGTCGCCTCTTAGACACGGTTCCCGACTATGCCTTTGATCAGATTGTTTTAACCCTGAAAGAAGTCTGTCAGGTTCCTGTGGCTCTGTTTGGGTTAATGGATCAGGAGCGAGAATGGTTTAAGGCCAAAGTTGGCTGTGGCTTAACTGAAGCCCCCCGCGAAACTTCTTACTGTAATGTTGCCCTACAACAGCAGCAAATGTTGATGATTCCCGATACGCTCCAAGACCCTGTATTTATCAACAAGCCGGCCTATTTGAATGAGCAATTGGTGCGGTTTTATGCCGGAATGCCCCTGATTACCCCGGATGGCTATGGCCTGGGGGTGCTGTGTATTATTGATTTTCTGCCCCGCGAGCTAACATCCAGCCAAGTCCAAACCATGACCGAATTGGCCCGGCAAGTGGTGATTGAAATTCAAAAACGGCGGGTGATCGAGAGTATTAACCTGGAGGCTCTGGAGCGGATTAGTCATCATCGCCAAGATCGATTCTTTTGGAAATTAGGCCTGGGGTTTGGCCTGGTGATTGCCCTGAGAATTGCCTCCGTCCTCCCCACTCTTTGGATGACTGCTCACGCTCAAAAACTCTCAACATCGGTCATTCATACTCAGGAGATACTAGCCCACATCAACGAGTTGGAATTATCGTTGCGTGAAGCCCAGTTAGCCGTGCGGAACTATACCATCCTTAATAATCGCACTACTAACCTAAATAACTATGATACTCAGATCAAAGATATTTATCAGCATTTAGCTCAATTAAAGATTCTAACAGAAGATAACCCCAATCAACAGATGGAATTAAGAAAGTTAGAATTATTAATGAATGAAAAAATTAAAATTCTTAATCAACTGATTGATGATATTGATCGTCAAAATGTTGATATCGTTAGACGAGCCTATATCACGACGGAGTCCAACCCGTTAATTCCAAATTTAGTCCAAACGCTAAGGAGAGTTAGAGACCGAGAATTAGTCTTACTCCAACAGCGACGAAAGGCTTTTAAGGAGAATGATGAGTTAAGCTCAACCATAACCTGGGCAAACTTGGGGATTACCCTATTAATTCTGATTGTGATTCTGATCTGGATTTATCGCGAAATCCGCCGCCGTTATCACCGAGAATCTAAAGCAAACCAACAGGAAGAATTTTTAGAAGTTACCTTGGCCAGCATTGGGGATGCCGTGTTGATGACTGATGCCGATGAAACGATTATCCTGATGAATCCGGTGGCGGAGGTGTTAACCAATTGGCCCCACCAAGAGGCGGTGGGACAGAAATTTTCAACCATTCTGAACCTGATCAACACCGAAACCCAAGCACCCTATCCCTCCCCCGCCACTGCGGCTATTAAGTCTCAGGTGAATCAATCCCTACATAGTGCGGTGTCCTTAGTCCGGCGAGATGGAGAAAAAATTGATGTTGATGATAGCTGTGCCCCAATTATTGGCTCCAGTGGTTTAGTGGAAGGGGTAGTCATGGTGTTTCGGGATATTTCTGAGCAACGCCGCCAAGAAGAACAACTGGCCCAAACCCTGAGCCGCGAGCAAGAGATTAATGGCTTAAAAACTAGCTTTATTTCGATGGTCTCCCATGAGTTTAGAACTCCCCTCACGAGTATCTTTTCCTCAACTGAACTATTGGGATCTTTTGATGGAAAAACGAACCCAGAACGGCAAAAAAAACATTTTGAACGCATCTACTCCTCCATCTACCGCTTAGAACAAATGCTGGATGATGTCTTACTGATTGGTCGGGTTGAATCAGGTAAGTTGCAGTTCCAGCCCGATGCCATGAATTTAGAATTTGTGATGAAAGATATTGTTGATTCGATTCAAGCGGGGATTGGCCGCCATCACCAGATTAACGTTAGTTTTGACAATGTGGATCAGCCAGTCTTCATGGATGCCAAACTGATTAAATATATTTTTACCAATTTACTATCCAATGCCGTCAAATACTCGTTACCGATGCATCCTGTCGAGGTGAAGGTTGCCATTGTCAACGCCGGGGTTGAAGTCCAAGTGATTGATCAGGGGATTGGCGTTCCGGCGGAAGATTTACCCAAACTGTTTCGGACATTTCAACGGGCTAGTAATGTTGGCAATATTCACGGCACCGGCCTGGGGTTGAGTATTGTTAAAACCTGCGTGGATTTGCATGGCGGCTCAATTCAGGTGGCAAGTGTTTTAGATCAGGGGACTCGGTTTCGGGTGTGGCTCCCCAATCATTTGGCGGTTTTATCTAAAGCTAGCTAAACAGGATTGACTGATGGCCTAAGGGGGAGATTTTGGGTGGCTAGGAACTGCCTTGGTATGGTAAGAGGCCCCACTATTGTTGAGGAAGCATTGTATCGGGGGAATGAGAAGCTATAGGTTTCTAAATTACATACCCAATATGACGTGAACCTACCCGGTTGGGACTACGTAAACGTACCCGGTTGGGATCGAACCAACGACCGATCGCTTAGAAGGCGAGTGCTCTATCCGCTGAGCTACGGGTACACAAGTGTTAGGTAAAAACGGTAACTTAAGCCCAGGCCAATGACCGGCTGGATTAATTCAATCCTATCAGGTCATTAAGGTGGGGATGGCTGGGTTAACAAAACTGAATTACTCAGGAAATCCGACCAGGTGATATGGTGATGGAATCGGTTTTGATGGGGAGCAGCCATCAGACGCAAGGGGGAAAGAGTAGTGCCGAATCTACCGCTGTCCCGCAACTGTGATGAGAATTTCTAACCTAGGTTC is from Synechococcus sp. PCC 6312 and encodes:
- a CDS encoding bifunctional diguanylate cyclase/phosphodiesterase; this translates as MNTENIIILVIEDDENIRENIVEMLTDAGFQVLVAENGVSGLRIAQENHPNLILCDIMMPQLDGYGVLLALRQKPDTELIPFIFLTARADRTDQRIGMQLGADDYVTKPFSRADLLEAISTRLAKANSQEGYSDVKVAREREKLEQMYHYDPDSGLPNRFLLRRKFNETVATRNSLAELVGILTLQILQLRQVEMVLNPQERQQLILELTRRLRSQLGEKDVLFLMDHDRYLIIAAVPKTRGEIQSFVELIQEVMAQPIRIGTFRTRLSVQMGISCFPEDDIRLEGLVEKADLAASLASEDVTYEFYSSHHREENLEQLMMEDELLQALEDSWFRVFYQPKIDANTGAIVGAEALVRCQHPQKGLLPPAKFIPIAEATGLMVPIGLKVLEQVCLDQKQWHKLSLPPLKIAVNLSPLQFRQANLDQTIAQLLATHELLLSPNFLELEVTESCLIANVPRACEILTSLKTLGITIAIDDFGTGYSSLEYLQVLPVDVVKIDQCFVRDLETNPRNASIVKSVIQLCHELNLQVVAEGVETVAEVRFLQSLGCDQLQGYLFSRPVPEPQFYQFWLDWSASDAPELSQLLPVFADEAG
- a CDS encoding ATP-binding protein; translation: MRVQTDAYEQKRLEILKSCRLLDTVPDYAFDQIVLTLKEVCQVPVALFGLMDQEREWFKAKVGCGLTEAPRETSYCNVALQQQQMLMIPDTLQDPVFINKPAYLNEQLVRFYAGMPLITPDGYGLGVLCIIDFLPRELTSSQVQTMTELARQVVIEIQKRRVIESINLEALERISHHRQDRFFWKLGLGFGLVIALRIASVLPTLWMTAHAQKLSTSVIHTQEILAHINELELSLREAQLAVRNYTILNNRTTNLNNYDTQIKDIYQHLAQLKILTEDNPNQQMELRKLELLMNEKIKILNQLIDDIDRQNVDIVRRAYITTESNPLIPNLVQTLRRVRDRELVLLQQRRKAFKENDELSSTITWANLGITLLILIVILIWIYREIRRRYHRESKANQQEEFLEVTLASIGDAVLMTDADETIILMNPVAEVLTNWPHQEAVGQKFSTILNLINTETQAPYPSPATAAIKSQVNQSLHSAVSLVRRDGEKIDVDDSCAPIIGSSGLVEGVVMVFRDISEQRRQEEQLAQTLSREQEINGLKTSFISMVSHEFRTPLTSIFSSTELLGSFDGKTNPERQKKHFERIYSSIYRLEQMLDDVLLIGRVESGKLQFQPDAMNLEFVMKDIVDSIQAGIGRHHQINVSFDNVDQPVFMDAKLIKYIFTNLLSNAVKYSLPMHPVEVKVAIVNAGVEVQVIDQGIGVPAEDLPKLFRTFQRASNVGNIHGTGLGLSIVKTCVDLHGGSIQVASVLDQGTRFRVWLPNHLAVLSKAS